In one window of Macaca thibetana thibetana isolate TM-01 chromosome 5, ASM2454274v1, whole genome shotgun sequence DNA:
- the NPY5R gene encoding neuropeptide Y receptor type 5 codes for MDLELDEYYNKTLATENNTAATRNSDFPVWDDYKSSVDDLQYFLIGLYTFVSLLGFMGNLLILMALMKKRNQKTTVNFLIGNLAFSDILVVLFCSPFTLTSVLLDQWMFGKVMCHIMPFLQCVSVLVSTLILISIAIVRYHMIKHPISNNLTANHGYFLIATVWTLGFAICSPLPVFHSLVELQETFGSALLSSRYLCVESWPSDSYRIAFTISLLLVQYILPLVCLTVSHTSVCRSISCGLSNKENRLEENEMINLTLHPSRKIGPQVKLSGSHKWSYSFIKKHRRRYSKKTACVLPAPERPSQENHSRILPENFGSVRSQLSSSSKFIPGVPTCFEIKPEENSDVHELRVKRSVTRIKKRSRSVFYRLTILILVFAVSWMPLHLFHVVTDFNDNLISNRHFKLVYCICHLLGMMSCCLNPILYGFLNNGIKADLMSLIHCLHM; via the coding sequence ATGGATTTAGAGCTCGATGAATATTATAACAAGACACTTGCCACAGAGAATAATACTGCTGCCACTCGGAATTCTGATTTCCCAGTCTGGGATGACTATAAAAGCAGTGTAGATGACTTACAGTATTTTCTGATTGGGCTCTATACATTTGTAAGTCTTCTTGGCTTTATGGggaatttacttattttaatggcTCTCATGAAAAAGCGTAATCAGAAGACTACGGTAAACTTCCTTATAGGAAATCTGGCCTTTTCTGATATCTTGGTTGTGCTGTTTTGCTCACCTTTCACACTGACATCTGTCTTGCTGGATCAGTGGATGTTTGGCAAAGTCATGTGCCATATTATGCCTTTTCTGCAATGTGTGTCAGTTTTggtttcaactttaattttaatatcaaTTGCCATTGTCAGGTATCATATGATAAAACATCCCATCTCGAATAATTTAACAGCAAACCATGGCTACTTTCTGATAGCTACTGTCTGGACACTAGGTTTTGCCATCTGTTCTCCCCTTCCAGTGTTTCACAGTCTTGTGGAACTTCAAGAAACATTTGGTTCAGCGTTGCTGAGCAGCAGGTATTTATGTGTTGAGTCATGGCCATCTGATTCATACAGAATTGCCTTTACTATCTCTTTATTGCTAGTTCAGTATATTCTGCCCTTAGTTTGTCTTACTGTAAGTCATACAAGTGTCTGCAGAAGCATAAGCTGTGGATTGTCCAACAAAGAAAACAGACTTGAAGAAAATGAGATGATCAACTTAACTCTTCATCCATCCAGAAAGATTGGGCCTCAGGTGAAACTCTCTGGCAGCCATAAATGgagttattcattcatcaaaaaaCACAGAAGAAGATATAGCAAGAAGACAGCATGTGTGTTACCCGCTCCAGAAAGACCTTCTCAAGAGAACCACTCCAGAATACTTCCAGAAAACTTTGGCTCTGTAAGAAGTCAGCTCTCTTCATCCAGTAAGTTCATACCAGGGGTCCCCACTTGCTTTGAAATAAAACCTGAAGAAAATTCAGATGTTCATGAATTGAGAGTAAAACGTTCTGttacaagaataaaaaagagatcTCGAAGTGTTTTCTACAGGCTGACCATACTGATATTAGTATTTGCTGTTAGTTGGATGCCACTACACCTTTTCCATGTGGTAACTGATTTTAATGACAATCTTATTTCAAATAGGCATTTCAAGTTGGTGTATTGCATTTGTCATTTGTTGGGCATGATGTCCTGTTGTCTTAATCCAATTCTGTATGGATTTCTTAATAATGGGATTAAAGCTGATTTAATGTCCCTTATACACTGTCTTCATATGTAA
- the NPY1R gene encoding neuropeptide Y receptor type 1, translated as MNSTLFSQVENHSVHSNFSEKNAQLLAFENDDCHLPLAMIFTLALAYGAVIILGVSGNLALIIIILKQKEMRNVTNILIVNLSFSDLLVAIMCLPFTFVYTLMDHWVFGEAMCKLNPFVQCVSITVSIFSLVLIAVERHQLIINPRGWRPNNRHAYVGIAVIWVLAVASSLPFLIYQVMTDEPFQNVTLDAYKDKYVCFDQFPSDSHRLSYTTLLLVLQYFGPLCFIFICYFKIYIRLKRRNNMMDKMRDNKYRSSETKRINIMLLSIVVAFAVCWLPLTIFNTVFDWNHQIIATCNHNLLFLLCHLTAMISTCVNPIFYGFLNKNFQRDLQFFFNFCDFRSRDDDYETIAMSTMHTDVSKTSLKQASPVAFKKINNDDNERI; from the exons ATGAATTCAACATTATTTTCCCAGGTTGAAAACCACTCAGTCCACTCTAATTTCTCAGAGAAGAATGCCCAGCTTTTGGCTTTTGAAAATGATGATTGTCATCTGCCCTTGGCCATGATATTTACCTTAGCTCTTGCTTATGGAGCTGTGATCATTCTTGGTGTCTCTGGAAACCTGGCCTTGATCATAATCATCCTGAAACAAAAGGAGATGAGAAATGTTACCAACATCCTGATTGTGAACCTTTCCTTCTCAGACTTGCTTGTCGCCATCATGTGTCTCCCCTTTACATTTGTCTACACATTAATGGACCACTGGGTCTTTGGTGAGGCAATGTGTAAGTTGAATCCTTTTGTGCAATGTGTTTCAATCACTGTGTCCATTTTCTCTCTGGTTCTCATTGCTGTGGAACGACATCAGCTGATAATCAACCCTCGAGGGTGGAGACCAAATAATAGACATGCTTATGTAGGTATTGCTGTGATTTGGGTCCTTGCTGTGGCTTCTTCTCTGCCTTTCCTGATCTACCAAGTAATGACTGATGAGCCGTTCCAAAATGTAACACTTGATGCGTACAAAGACAAATACGTGTGCTTTGATCAATTTCCATCGGACTCTCATAGGTTGTCTTATACCACTCTCCTCTTGGTGCTGCAGTATTTTGGTccactttgttttatatttatttgctacTTCAAg ATATATATACGCTTAAAAAGGAGAAACAACATGATGGACAAGATGAGAGACAATAAGTACAGGTCCAGTGAAACcaaaagaatcaatatcatgctGCTCTCCATTGTGGTAGCATTTGCAGTCTGCTGGCTACCTCTTACCATCTTTAACACTGTGTTTGATTGGAATCATCAGATCATTGCTACCTGCAACCACAATCTGTTATTCCTGCTCTGCCACCTCACAGCAATGATATCCACTTGTGTCAACCCCATATTTTATGGATTCCTGAACAAAAACTTCCAGAGAGACTTGCAGTTCTTCTTTAACTTTTGTGATTTCCGGTCTCGGGATGATGATTATGAAACAATAGCCATGTCCACCATGCACACGGATGTTTCCAAGACTTCTTTGAAGCAAGCAAGCCCTGtcgcatttaaaaaaatcaacaatgatGATAATGAAAGAATCTGA